A single genomic interval of Carassius carassius chromosome 24, fCarCar2.1, whole genome shotgun sequence harbors:
- the LOC132103050 gene encoding dysbindin-A-like isoform X2 has protein sequence MFENFRERLQTVQQDFTSGIKTLSDKSKETKVKKKQRDEHFPQYSAGVELLSRYEDTWVALHKRAKECANAGGTVDGEVVMLCAHWEKRRGAVLEMQEQLQQIPAFLSDLETITSRIAHLEADFEEMDSRLLYLEDLCAQCEHQRFKHIQILQLENHKKKKRKELESFKAELDAEHAQKVLEMEHAQQVKLKERQKYFEEAFQQDMEQYLSSGYLQITDRRGSMSSMEVNVDLLEQMDLTDVSDHEALDVFLGSVGEESSARSLDTAGGPALEPGSSPSEISLKVPSQTDLRHTVSSISSSCTDTISGVTEGPDEEDASEESCSGDSPLVQSDEEEVHADTALMGLPETEPLKSSDDSDTQAS, from the exons ATGTTTGAGAATTTCAGAGAGAGACTGCAAACGGTGCAGCAGGACTTTACATCAGG AATCAAGACCCTAAGTGACAAATCCAAGGAGACGAAAGTAAAGAAGAAACAAAG AGATGAACACTTTCCGCAATATTCCGCTGGAGTCGAGTTGCTCAGTCG ATACGAAGACACTTGGGTGGCTCTTCATAAACGGGCTAAAGAGTGTGCTAATGCCGGGGGA acgGTGGACGGGGAGGTAGTGATGCTGTGTGCGCACTGGGAGAAGAGACGAGGAGCAGTGCTGGAGATGCAGGAACAGCTGCAGCAGATCCCTGCTTTCCTCTCGGACCTGGAGACTATCACCTCACGTATCG CTCATCTGGAGGCTGACTTTGAGGAGATGGACAGTCGTCTGCTATATCTGGAGGATTTGTGTGCTCAGTGTGAGCATCAGCGCTTCAAGCACATTCAGATCCTGCAGCTGGAAAAccataagaaaaagaaaag GAAAGAGCTTGAGTCTTTCAAAG CGGAGCTCGATGCAGAACATGCTCAGAAAGTGCTGGAGATGGAGCATGCGCAGCAGGTCAAGCTAAAGGAGCGGCAGAAGTACTTTGAAGAGGCATTTCAGCAAGACATGGAGCAGTACCTCTCCTCAGGATACCTCCAGATCACCGACAGAAGAG GCAGTATGTCCTCAATGGAAGTGAATGTTGACCTCCTGGAACAAATGGATCTCACGGATGTGTCTGATCATGAGGCTCTTGATGTCTTCCTTGGCTCTGTAGGGGAAGAGAGCAGCGCTCGGTCTCTTGACACAG CTGGTGGTCCGGCTCTGGAACCTGGCTCATCCCCCTCAGAGATCAGCCTGAAGGTGCCCTCACAGACAGATCTACGGCACACCGTCTCCTCCATCTCCTCCTCCTGCACCGACACCATCAGCGGTGTGACCGAGGGTCCGGATGAAGAGGATGCCAGTGAGGAAAGCTGCAGCGGAGACTCTCCACTGGTCCAGTCAGATGAGGAGGAGGTACATGCTGACACAGCCCTCATGGGCCTCCCAGAAACAGAGCCACTCAAAAGCTCAGACGACAGCGACACACAGGCCTCCTAG
- the LOC132103050 gene encoding dysbindin-A-like isoform X1 gives MFENFRERLQTVQQDFTSGIKTLSDKSKETKVKKKQRDEHFPQYSAGVELLSRYEDTWVALHKRAKECANAGGTVDGEVVMLCAHWEKRRGAVLEMQEQLQQIPAFLSDLETITSRIAHLEADFEEMDSRLLYLEDLCAQCEHQRFKHIQILQLENHKKKKRKELESFKAELDAEHAQKVLEMEHAQQVKLKERQKYFEEAFQQDMEQYLSSGYLQITDRRDPLGSMSSMEVNVDLLEQMDLTDVSDHEALDVFLGSVGEESSARSLDTAGGPALEPGSSPSEISLKVPSQTDLRHTVSSISSSCTDTISGVTEGPDEEDASEESCSGDSPLVQSDEEEVHADTALMGLPETEPLKSSDDSDTQAS, from the exons ATGTTTGAGAATTTCAGAGAGAGACTGCAAACGGTGCAGCAGGACTTTACATCAGG AATCAAGACCCTAAGTGACAAATCCAAGGAGACGAAAGTAAAGAAGAAACAAAG AGATGAACACTTTCCGCAATATTCCGCTGGAGTCGAGTTGCTCAGTCG ATACGAAGACACTTGGGTGGCTCTTCATAAACGGGCTAAAGAGTGTGCTAATGCCGGGGGA acgGTGGACGGGGAGGTAGTGATGCTGTGTGCGCACTGGGAGAAGAGACGAGGAGCAGTGCTGGAGATGCAGGAACAGCTGCAGCAGATCCCTGCTTTCCTCTCGGACCTGGAGACTATCACCTCACGTATCG CTCATCTGGAGGCTGACTTTGAGGAGATGGACAGTCGTCTGCTATATCTGGAGGATTTGTGTGCTCAGTGTGAGCATCAGCGCTTCAAGCACATTCAGATCCTGCAGCTGGAAAAccataagaaaaagaaaag GAAAGAGCTTGAGTCTTTCAAAG CGGAGCTCGATGCAGAACATGCTCAGAAAGTGCTGGAGATGGAGCATGCGCAGCAGGTCAAGCTAAAGGAGCGGCAGAAGTACTTTGAAGAGGCATTTCAGCAAGACATGGAGCAGTACCTCTCCTCAGGATACCTCCAGATCACCGACAGAAGAG ATCCATTAGGCAGTATGTCCTCAATGGAAGTGAATGTTGACCTCCTGGAACAAATGGATCTCACGGATGTGTCTGATCATGAGGCTCTTGATGTCTTCCTTGGCTCTGTAGGGGAAGAGAGCAGCGCTCGGTCTCTTGACACAG CTGGTGGTCCGGCTCTGGAACCTGGCTCATCCCCCTCAGAGATCAGCCTGAAGGTGCCCTCACAGACAGATCTACGGCACACCGTCTCCTCCATCTCCTCCTCCTGCACCGACACCATCAGCGGTGTGACCGAGGGTCCGGATGAAGAGGATGCCAGTGAGGAAAGCTGCAGCGGAGACTCTCCACTGGTCCAGTCAGATGAGGAGGAGGTACATGCTGACACAGCCCTCATGGGCCTCCCAGAAACAGAGCCACTCAAAAGCTCAGACGACAGCGACACACAGGCCTCCTAG